The proteins below come from a single Anaerolineales bacterium genomic window:
- a CDS encoding TetR/AcrR family transcriptional regulator, with protein MPRPKNPTIRETRQQQILLAARTIFATQGLAEARMDDVAQRCGLSKGTLYLYYKNKDDLIAGLLESTFNDLLIQLQALVDLEHSTKERLLIMTQQMIAYLQQDTSTLNIAYEFYAVASRQPAVRAFLKDYFAAYRRILATLLEQGITRCEYPVMDTDQTATLLIAVLEGLTLLWFTAPDSIHLDILLPQAIQHIFST; from the coding sequence ATGCCACGTCCTAAAAACCCCACGATTCGTGAAACACGCCAACAGCAAATTTTGCTGGCTGCCCGTACCATTTTTGCCACGCAGGGACTTGCCGAAGCACGGATGGACGATGTAGCCCAACGATGCGGTTTGAGCAAAGGCACACTCTATCTTTATTACAAAAATAAAGATGACCTAATCGCTGGTCTGTTGGAGTCCACCTTTAACGATCTCCTGATCCAATTACAGGCGTTGGTTGACCTTGAACACTCCACCAAAGAACGGCTCTTGATTATGACCCAACAGATGATCGCTTACCTGCAACAGGATACCAGTACGTTAAACATCGCCTACGAATTTTACGCCGTTGCCTCCCGTCAACCGGCTGTTCGGGCATTTTTAAAGGATTACTTTGCTGCCTATCGCCGTATCTTGGCGACTCTTCTTGAACAGGGCATCACCCGCTGCGAGTATCCAGTTATGGATACCGACCAAACAGCAACATTGCTGATTGCGGTGCTGGAAGGGCTAACGCTGCTCTGGTTTACTGCCCCCGACAGCATCCATCTGGACATCCTCTTACCTCAAGCCATTCAACATATTTTTAGCACCTGA
- a CDS encoding BMP family ABC transporter substrate-binding protein — MKRFMILALVAVLAFGVVGVATTPVKGQGLKIGLVTDVGQVDDRSFNQSAYEGVVKAAEAIDGEFDYIETKDPNDYAANIAAFADQDYDIIVTVGFALGEATAAAAAKYPDIHFIGVDQFQGAEIANVTGLIFPEAKAGFLAGVLAARLSKSGTIAAVLGTDQVPPVVAFKEGYEAGAKFANPGIKLISTYHPGGLDKAFTDPEWGATTAKQALDNGADVVFGAGGKTGNGALEEVAKEATAGKEVYCIGVDTDQWETVPAAHSCLVSSAMKLITDGVVDIVALIAEGEAPSGNFIGKVGLADFHDFTEKLPKELIDELAALKTALDEDMIDPLTGMPMMEATPEATKAP, encoded by the coding sequence ATGAAGCGTTTTATGATTCTCGCTTTGGTTGCCGTTCTTGCCTTCGGTGTCGTAGGCGTGGCGACAACCCCCGTCAAAGGGCAAGGATTGAAAATTGGTTTGGTCACCGATGTTGGGCAGGTGGATGATCGCAGTTTTAACCAGAGCGCCTATGAGGGTGTGGTGAAAGCTGCCGAAGCCATTGATGGCGAATTCGACTACATCGAAACAAAAGACCCCAACGATTACGCCGCGAATATCGCCGCCTTTGCCGATCAGGACTATGACATCATTGTCACCGTCGGCTTTGCCCTCGGTGAGGCAACCGCCGCCGCCGCCGCGAAATATCCCGATATTCACTTCATCGGCGTCGATCAATTCCAAGGGGCAGAAATTGCCAACGTTACGGGCTTGATCTTCCCCGAAGCGAAGGCTGGTTTCTTGGCGGGTGTTTTGGCGGCACGGCTCTCCAAGAGTGGTACGATTGCCGCTGTCTTGGGGACCGATCAAGTGCCTCCCGTCGTTGCCTTCAAGGAAGGCTACGAGGCGGGCGCCAAGTTTGCCAACCCGGGCATCAAGCTGATCTCCACCTACCACCCCGGTGGCTTGGACAAGGCGTTCACCGACCCAGAGTGGGGCGCAACGACGGCGAAGCAAGCGCTTGACAACGGCGCCGATGTCGTCTTTGGTGCGGGTGGCAAGACCGGTAACGGCGCTCTTGAAGAAGTGGCGAAAGAAGCCACCGCTGGCAAGGAAGTCTACTGCATCGGCGTGGACACCGACCAATGGGAAACCGTTCCGGCGGCACACTCTTGCCTCGTCTCCAGCGCCATGAAACTGATCACTGATGGCGTGGTGGATATTGTTGCCCTCATTGCCGAAGGCGAAGCGCCCTCTGGGAACTTCATTGGCAAGGTCGGCTTGGCAGATTTCCACGACTTCACCGAGAAACTGCCGAAGGAACTCATCGATGAGTTGGCAGCCCTGAAGACGGCGCTTGATGAGGACATGATCGATCCCCTCACCGGAATGCCGATGATGGAAGCCACCCCAGAGGCGACGAAAGCCCCCTAG
- a CDS encoding methyltransferase domain-containing protein: MPMPAPTYDDTRQAWRSIWTATDFERELATLDYPRARELRSLYAPYLPHDTPILEAGCGMGQIVYHLQREGYAAIGLDYAPEALEFAHHTHPNLMLHVGDVHHLPYPSGSMGAYLSFGVVEHFEAGPAAALAEAFRVLRPGGVLVVTTPHPNLAESLKTLLDSLIPSRRRRPGRADYYETTYRHDQLAGFVRAAGFSLLRVTPYSHSYTFYGIAPIFRGKGYYETSRLAEIAARISKRLLPWGLAFECLVVAHKP; this comes from the coding sequence ATGCCCATGCCCGCTCCCACCTATGATGACACCCGCCAAGCGTGGCGGTCTATCTGGACAGCAACGGATTTTGAGCGCGAATTGGCGACGCTTGATTACCCCCGCGCCCGCGAACTACGCTCCCTCTACGCACCCTACCTCCCCCACGATACGCCCATTCTAGAGGCGGGCTGCGGGATGGGGCAGATCGTCTACCACTTGCAGCGCGAGGGCTACGCCGCGATTGGTCTTGATTACGCCCCCGAAGCGCTCGAATTTGCCCACCACACGCATCCCAACCTGATGCTCCATGTTGGGGATGTCCACCATCTGCCTTACCCATCGGGGAGTATGGGGGCGTATCTCTCCTTTGGCGTCGTAGAGCATTTTGAGGCGGGTCCGGCGGCGGCGCTGGCGGAGGCATTTCGCGTCCTACGTCCGGGAGGTGTCCTCGTGGTGACCACCCCGCACCCCAACCTTGCCGAATCGTTGAAAACCCTGTTGGATAGCCTGATTCCCTCACGGCGGCGGCGTCCGGGGAGGGCAGATTATTACGAGACGACCTATCGTCACGACCAGTTGGCGGGGTTTGTTCGGGCGGCGGGGTTCAGCCTTCTGCGCGTGACCCCCTATTCGCATAGTTACACCTTCTACGGAATCGCTCCCATCTTTCGCGGCAAGGGCTATTACGAAACCTCTCGCCTCGCAGAGATCGCCGCCCGAATCAGCAAACGGCTGCTACCTTGGGGCTTGGCGTTTGAGTGCCTTGTTGTCGCCCATAAGCCGTGA
- a CDS encoding DUF4397 domain-containing protein has protein sequence MRFRWTRWVILTLIACMAFPGAGNPAPAAAQGSGTALVRIVNVSPDSGQMNVFFDDGTKNALIVRFLAPGETFNYFELPIGSYTFNFYGKGSPDPNASAKAELAPGGRYTVVAYGKFADLQTVTLTDDRSAVARGLAKVRIFHAVVGAPNVDLNGADGKALLSDVPFGAASDYTLLPNGLNTLAVTPTGGADAVAELKNLNLDRQYRYDLFLYGQAGGAVSIAVAKAQTLRASGTNQIRFANYLPGNGELDLVLNGDDAFYGLRYGEATNYALVVAPGDYTATVYRTGNRATPLTTGKITVDPEQSVLLTVREGTSGAEIAPINEKYEPVRVSQGRLQVVNAASDAPLVDVFITGNEGKLFSVDAGESRSVDVGAGVVSVVVKTPTGDTIGRLDVRLREGVTTSVVFFGSPSKYLLTFYTYTVQPIVPMRFVHASGVGAVDVYLDGGQVIGGWVRGATTDYVNLSPGIHEIAAYPEGSDPAATPPLFKKTFDLGAYALTAVVMDFQGKTTIFAYPDNLLAIRPGYARARLIQAAPEIGSVKWNNQTGGARIVANPINFGESSSAVDLAAGPYGFTFTGVNDPNIFRRHQADLPEGAFVTFVIFGANEGDVLTIVYQVNAKP, from the coding sequence ATGCGTTTTCGATGGACTCGGTGGGTTATTCTGACCCTCATTGCGTGTATGGCGTTTCCGGGCGCGGGCAACCCCGCTCCGGCAGCGGCACAGGGAAGCGGCACAGCGCTGGTGCGTATTGTCAACGTGTCTCCTGATTCAGGGCAAATGAACGTCTTTTTTGACGACGGGACGAAGAATGCCCTGATCGTGCGCTTCCTCGCCCCGGGCGAAACCTTCAACTACTTTGAACTCCCTATTGGCTCGTACACCTTTAACTTCTATGGCAAAGGCTCACCGGATCCAAATGCCTCTGCCAAAGCGGAACTTGCCCCCGGCGGGCGCTATACGGTAGTTGCTTATGGGAAATTTGCCGATTTACAAACAGTCACCCTTACGGATGATCGTTCAGCTGTGGCACGCGGGTTGGCAAAAGTCCGTATTTTCCATGCTGTTGTTGGGGCACCCAATGTTGACCTGAATGGCGCTGATGGCAAAGCGCTTCTGAGCGATGTTCCCTTTGGCGCAGCCAGCGATTACACACTGCTGCCCAACGGACTGAACACACTTGCTGTGACCCCTACTGGGGGAGCGGATGCTGTTGCCGAACTGAAGAACCTGAACCTTGACCGCCAGTACCGCTACGATCTGTTCCTCTATGGGCAGGCGGGGGGGGCGGTGTCTATTGCAGTGGCGAAGGCACAAACACTCCGCGCCAGCGGGACGAACCAAATCCGCTTTGCCAACTACCTACCGGGCAACGGCGAACTCGATCTCGTCTTGAATGGCGATGATGCTTTCTATGGCTTGCGCTATGGCGAGGCGACAAACTACGCGCTGGTGGTGGCGCCGGGTGATTACACGGCAACCGTCTACCGGACGGGCAACCGTGCCACGCCGCTGACAACTGGAAAAATCACCGTAGACCCCGAACAGAGCGTCCTTCTGACGGTGCGTGAAGGGACTTCTGGGGCAGAGATTGCCCCGATCAACGAGAAATATGAGCCGGTGCGCGTTAGTCAGGGGCGATTGCAGGTTGTCAACGCCGCCAGTGATGCTCCGCTTGTCGATGTCTTCATCACAGGCAATGAGGGGAAACTGTTCAGCGTCGATGCTGGCGAGAGTAGAAGTGTCGATGTCGGGGCGGGGGTTGTCAGTGTGGTGGTGAAAACTCCAACGGGAGATACCATCGGGCGTTTGGATGTCCGGCTGCGCGAAGGGGTGACAACCTCTGTCGTATTCTTTGGCAGCCCTAGCAAATACCTTCTCACCTTCTACACCTACACCGTTCAACCAATTGTCCCCATGCGCTTTGTCCATGCCTCTGGTGTAGGCGCGGTAGATGTCTACCTTGATGGTGGGCAGGTGATCGGCGGGTGGGTGCGTGGGGCAACAACGGATTATGTCAACCTCAGCCCCGGCATTCATGAGATTGCTGCCTACCCCGAAGGGTCTGATCCGGCGGCGACTCCGCCTCTCTTTAAAAAGACGTTCGACCTCGGCGCGTATGCGCTGACGGCTGTAGTCATGGATTTTCAGGGTAAGACAACGATTTTTGCCTATCCCGATAACCTGTTGGCAATTCGTCCGGGCTATGCTCGCGCCCGTTTGATTCAAGCAGCGCCGGAGATCGGTTCAGTGAAGTGGAACAACCAAACCGGCGGGGCGCGGATCGTTGCCAACCCGATCAACTTTGGCGAATCAAGCAGTGCAGTTGATCTAGCGGCAGGTCCGTATGGCTTCACCTTCACGGGCGTCAACGATCCGAACATCTTCCGGCGGCATCAGGCAGACCTACCAGAAGGGGCATTCGTCACCTTCGTCATCTTCGGGGCGAACGAAGGCGACGTGTTGACGATTGTCTATCAGGTGAACGCCAAGCCGTAA
- a CDS encoding dienelactone hydrolase family protein, whose product MTTPNYTETLRQAVTQVLGAPPDDAPLDAQMLDVQTADGIRREHLKYQVAPGDWGCAYLLRPEGGNAALPTVYLHHQHNYTYNLGKTEILNMGGVNLGEELVRQGYAVFAPDALGFGERRSPHSTGADYDREYNTNHLTVRLLRGETLLRKVIWDVSRGVDYLLTRADVDPRRIAFMGSGYGARMALWAMALDTRIRAGVAYGGIGSMKENVRRGVWFTPEFIVPRLMQVADIHHILSLVAPRPFLISVAADDPVTADAEDVYRRALPSYERGGAAHRLALYQYEGAFSLNRVMRFNAYAWLNSWLKGY is encoded by the coding sequence GTGACGACTCCCAATTACACTGAGACGCTTCGCCAAGCCGTGACGCAAGTCCTCGGTGCGCCGCCTGACGACGCCCCGCTGGATGCGCAAATGCTTGATGTCCAAACCGCTGACGGCATTCGCCGCGAACATCTAAAATATCAAGTTGCTCCGGGTGATTGGGGCTGCGCTTACCTGCTTCGTCCAGAAGGCGGGAACGCCGCCCTTCCCACCGTCTACCTTCACCATCAGCATAATTACACTTACAACCTCGGCAAAACCGAAATTTTAAACATGGGTGGGGTGAATTTGGGTGAGGAACTCGTCCGGCAGGGTTATGCCGTTTTCGCCCCCGACGCCCTCGGTTTTGGCGAACGCCGTTCCCCCCACAGCACCGGGGCGGACTATGATCGCGAATACAACACAAACCACCTCACCGTGCGCCTTTTGCGGGGGGAAACCCTTCTGCGGAAGGTCATTTGGGATGTCAGCCGAGGGGTAGATTACCTCCTGACCCGCGCCGATGTCGATCCACGCCGGATAGCTTTTATGGGTAGCGGCTATGGGGCGCGGATGGCGCTCTGGGCAATGGCGCTCGATACGCGGATTCGGGCAGGGGTTGCCTATGGGGGAATCGGCTCGATGAAGGAAAATGTGCGGCGGGGGGTATGGTTTACCCCTGAATTCATCGTCCCCCGCCTGATGCAGGTAGCAGATATACACCACATCCTCAGCTTGGTTGCCCCGCGTCCGTTTCTGATCTCTGTGGCAGCCGATGATCCAGTCACCGCTGACGCCGAAGATGTCTACCGGCGTGCCTTGCCCTCTTACGAGCGAGGCGGGGCGGCGCATCGGCTTGCCCTTTACCAGTACGAGGGGGCGTTTTCCTTGAATCGGGTGATGCGCTTCAACGCTTATGCGTGGCTAAATTCGTGGCTGAAGGGGTATTGA